A window of Drosophila subobscura isolate 14011-0131.10 chromosome E, UCBerk_Dsub_1.0, whole genome shotgun sequence contains these coding sequences:
- the LOC117891344 gene encoding uncharacterized protein LOC117891344 isoform X9 has translation MASFFDCFNNFVQKGGNVEENVASDDTKVEGQQPRQSRMETTAPLSPTPSNGSSTISAPSESSFGEKMEHSYIRDAPRSEVSNGLAPTRHILVNHPPQCTNCHTYPQQEQEPEQTHAPPYDEISAKESMNECARISKYVKNINSDEQDWVARINQSTWSPIQKTLFDRVSSILDLDQLARLANDKRQHEAVHRRVSVDKSASRMRRALGSVAWDQRITQWLHTLLMQSLPPSYMASYLDMMQTLKTKLPTLMDKLLFSRPLSNNQELLAPVMKKRWEPIILPKNRQLPHNAIMVVLSNMPASSHVPERMSKWYRSLATICQVVQITLPNTNDRIANQNLDQVAEVIVCLTRVRINELRAENPTRGIILVGFNAGASLALQVALSESLACVVCMGFAYNTLRGPRGAPDDRILDIKAPILFVIGQNSARSSQEEMESLRERMQSETSLVVVGSADDALRVPKSKRRIEGVTQSMVDAMVVDEIYEFVNKTLMDPPGPRVPTALPSQGIQRGQYKVQGLAYDKGGAGNQQNRKRKVDGGLDESGMPNAKSKFVPHNDSLDSDDAATATGSGSLAGVAAGLLIPKVTASGAGGAIKSLPTTVNLAAGTKIKMIPSNQFVQLKSLTPQNKLINYTMNKPTTAATIGSIVKTLPSSTAGGQQYFTLKTPTGQTTKFVATASPVGAAAAAAAGGAATPQQKYTVFKNASGMTMLQLNKNQSGNVDLSSIIDMPIVFADNEGNIPEGQKDPKIVPATPGRTSNSKSPIIISQKIIKESAKPNSSPLVTKVGNNIVLNKGIQQLFTNTQGGTTTTIGGHNKVVILNRNQMKPMGNMVTPGQRLPIRIVSSTPKGASVSSSSPGSSLVLDPATGSLKPMNVQTIKSSSTASTLPSGTLRHTGNISVGNKTYPQFQVINSGSPGTQQKSTTVAGDGKMPMGNVSIKSGTGIKQVPVLMLANRTSAGSSPASTTPGGAAVRRVVNISSMAKLSPSQATSDSKVVKLQPTSLSISKQSQK, from the exons ATGGCTTCGTTCTTCGACTGCTTCAACAATTTCGTGCAAAAGGGCGGCAATGTGGAGGAGAATGTTGCTTCGGACGACACCAAGGTAGAGGGACAGCAGCCGCGACAGTCAAGAATGGAAACGACAGCTCCCCTATCTCCTACGCCCAGCAATGGT TCCAGCACCATTTCGGCTCCCAGTGAATCGTCGTTTGGCGAGAAAATGGAACACAGTTATATACGCGATGCGCCACGTTCCGAGGTATCCAATGGCCTGGCACCTACACGCCACATCCTGGTTAACCATCCGCCGCAGTGCACCAACTGCCACACATATccgcagcaggaacaggagccgGAGCAGACACATGCCCCACCCTACGATGAGATATCCGCCAAGGAATCGATGAACGAGTGCGCCAGAATCTCCAAGTATGTGAAGAACATTAATTCCGATGAGCAGGACTGGGTGGCACGCATAAATCA ATCTACCTGGAGCCCGATACAAAAGACACTGTTCGACCGGGTTAGCAGCATACTCGATCTGGATCAGTTGGCGCGTCTGGCGAACGATAAGCGTCAGCACGAGGCTGTGCATCGTCGTGTGAGCGTGGACAAGTCCGCTTCCCGGATGCGTCGGGCCTTGGGCAGCGTCGCCTGGGATCAGCGCATCACTCAGTGGCTGCATACACTGCTGATGCAGTCCCTGCCGCCCTCGTACATGGCCTCCTATCTGGACATGATGCAAACACTGAAAACCAAGCTGCCGACTCTGATGGACAAGCTGCTGTTTAGTCGGCCACTCAGCAATAACCAGGAGCTGCTCGCTCCCGTCATGAAGAAGCGTTGGGAGCCAATTATTCTGCCCAAGAATCGTCAGCTGCCGCACAATGCCATCATGGTGGTGCTGTCCAATATGCCCGCCAGCAGCCATGTGCCAGAGCGCATGAGCAAATGGTATCGCTCCCTGGCCACAATCTGTCAGGTTGTCCAAATCACATTGCCCAACACGA ACGATAGGATTGCCAATCAAAATCTGGATCAGGTGGCCGAAGTCATTGTATGCCTCACGCGTGTCCGCATCAACGAGCTGCGTGCCGAGAATCCAACACGTGGCATCATCCTGGTCGGCTTCAATGCCGGCGCATCACTGGCCCTACAGGTGGCCCTCTCTGAGAGCCTGGCCTGTGTCGTCTGCATGGGCTTTGCCTACAACACATTGCGCGGTCCTCGTGGCGCACCCGATGACCGCATTCTGGACATCAAGGCGCCCATTCTGTTTGTGATTGGGCAGAACTCGGCacgcagcagccaggaggaaATGGAATCGCTGCGCGAGCGTATGCAATCGGAAACTTCGCTGGTGGTCGTCGGCAGTGCGGACGATGCCCTGCGTGTGCCCAAGAGCAAGCGACGCATCGAGGGCGTCACCCAATCCATGGTGGATGCCATGGTGGTG GACGAAATCTATGAGTTTGTGAACAAAACACTGATGGATCCTCCGGGTCCGCGTGTACCCACGGCCCTGCCCAGCCAAGGCATACAGCGCGGCCAATACAAGGTGCAGGGCCTGGCATACGAcaagggaggagcaggaaacCAGCAGAATCGCAAGCGTAAGGTTGATGGTGGGCTGGACGAGAGCGGAATGCCGAATGCCAAGAGCAAGTTTGTGCCACACA ATGACAGTCTGGACAGCGATGATGCTGCAACGGCAACTGGATCTGGGTCCCTAGCAGGAGTAGCTGCTGGATTGCTGATACCCAAGGTGACCGCATCCGGGGCTGGTGGAGCCATCAAGTCGCTTCCGACGACGGTTAACTTGGCCGCTGGCACCAAAATCAAGATGATACCCTCCAATCAGTTTGTCCAACTCAAATCCCTGACGCCTCAAAACAAACTGATCAATTACACGATGAACAAGCCCACCACAGCGGCCACCATTGGCAGCATTGTGAAGACTCTGCCCAGCTCCACCGCGGGCGGACAACAGTACTTCACCCTCAAGACGCCGACGGGGCAGACAACGAAATTTGTGGCCACCGCGTCGCCAGttggcgctgcagcagcagcagcagcaggaggagcggcGACACCGCAACAAAAGTATACGGTGTTCAAGAATGCCAGCGGCATGACCATGCTGCAGTTGAACAAGAATCAGTCAGGCAATGTGGATCTATCGAGCATCATCGATATGCCGATTGTGTTTGCCGACAATGAGGGCAACATACCCGAAGGGCAGAAGGATCCAAAGATAG TGCCAGCCACACCCGGTCGCACCTCCAACAGCAAAAGTCCGATCATAATCAGTCAGAAGATCATCAAGGAAAGCGCCAAGCCAAACAGCTCTCCGCTCGTCACTAAAGTGGGCAACAACATTGTCCTCAACAAGGGTATCCAGCAGCTGTTCACCAACACACAAGGTGGCACGACCACCACGATTGGTGGCCACAACAAGGTGGTCATTCTCAATCGGAATCAGATGAAGCCGATGGGCAATATGGTAACCCCAGGACAGCGCCTGCCCATACGTATTGTCAGCAGCACTCCGAAGGGTGCCtctgtcagcagcagcagccctggCAGTTCGCTCGTGCTAGATCCCGCCACAGGATCCCTAAAGCCCATGAATGTGCAGACGATAAAGTCGTCGTCAACAGCGTCGACCCTACCCTCGGGCACACTCCGTCATACGGGCAACATTAGCGTGGGCAACAAGACGTACCCACAGTTTCAGGTGATCAACAGTGGCAGCCCGGGAACGCAGCAAAAGTCCACAACAGTGGCGGGAGACGGCAAGATGCCCATGGGGAATGTGAGCATCAAGTCTGGCACAGGCATCAAGCAGGTCCCCGTGCTGATGCTGGCAAATCGTACGTCTGCTGGGTCGTCTCCAGCATCCACCACTCCTGGCGGCGCTGCCGTACGCCGTGTCGTCAACATTTCCTCTATGGCCAAGCTGAGTCCTAGCCAGGCCACCTCAGACTCGAAGGTTGTCAAGCTACAACCGACGAGCCTGTCAATTTCAAAGCAGAGTCAGAAGTAA
- the LOC117891344 gene encoding uncharacterized protein LOC117891344 isoform X1: MMKQTVNKSGSNKPKVQFPPATSSIITYSPSKFLARVGSSENTGTQHTQTHAHTHTTATTTSATSAAAAASLTGTAKTNKSSVVGTPSYYVVKAGSLGSAASISGALKMSSPPKAPTGSASAIRSPAQSIHISPGSVIVTTAPSTPTESSSTISAPSESSFGEKMEHSYIRDAPRSEVSNGLAPTRHILVNHPPQCTNCHTYPQQEQEPEQTHAPPYDEISAKESMNECARISKYVKNINSDEQDWVARINQSTWSPIQKTLFDRVSSILDLDQLARLANDKRQHEAVHRRVSVDKSASRMRRALGSVAWDQRITQWLHTLLMQSLPPSYMASYLDMMQTLKTKLPTLMDKLLFSRPLSNNQELLAPVMKKRWEPIILPKNRQLPHNAIMVVLSNMPASSHVPERMSKWYRSLATICQVVQITLPNTNDRIANQNLDQVAEVIVCLTRVRINELRAENPTRGIILVGFNAGASLALQVALSESLACVVCMGFAYNTLRGPRGAPDDRILDIKAPILFVIGQNSARSSQEEMESLRERMQSETSLVVVGSADDALRVPKSKRRIEGVTQSMVDAMVVDEIYEFVNKTLMDPPGPRVPTALPSQGIQRGQYKVQGLAYDKGGAGNQQNRKRKVDGGLDESGMPNAKSKFVPHSRRPKATRLVDPFAPKRKVLPPPVGRPRTRPLPQPNTATPAGSGSGSGIPHNGVIDAETLNQSIEFILDDSLDSDDAATATGSGSLAGVAAGLLIPKVTASGAGGAIKSLPTTVNLAAGTKIKMIPSNQFVQLKSLTPQNKLINYTMNKPTTAATIGSIVKTLPSSTAGGQQYFTLKTPTGQTTKFVATASPVGAAAAAAAGGAATPQQKYTVFKNASGMTMLQLNKNQSGNVDLSSIIDMPIVFADNEGNIPEGQKDPKIVPATPGRTSNSKSPIIISQKIIKESAKPNSSPLVTKVGNNIVLNKGIQQLFTNTQGGTTTTIGGHNKVVILNRNQMKPMGNMVTPGQRLPIRIVSSTPKGASVSSSSPGSSLVLDPATGSLKPMNVQTIKSSSTASTLPSGTLRHTGNISVGNKTYPQFQVINSGSPGTQQKSTTVAGDGKMPMGNVSIKSGTGIKQVPVLMLANRTSAGSSPASTTPGGAAVRRVVNISSMAKLSPSQATSDSKVVKLQPTSLSISKQSQK; this comes from the exons ATGATGAAACAAACAGTAAACAAAAGCGGCAGCAATAAGCCGAAAGTGCAGTTCCCGCCGGCCACATCTTCGATTATAACATACAGTCCCAGTAAATTCCTGGCCAGAGTTGGTTCTTCGGaaaacacaggcacacaacacacccaaacacacgcacacacacacacaacggcaacaacaacatcagcaacatcagcagcggcggcagcatcgCTCACGGGCAcagcgaaaacaaacaaatcgtCGGTGGTCGGTACACCCTCGTATTATGTGGTCAAAGCGGGCTCCTTGGGCAGCGCCGCCTCGATTTCAGGCGCACTCAAAATGAGTTCGCCGCCCAAGGCTCCCACGGGATCAGCCAGTGCCATAAGATCCCCCGCACAATCTATACACATCAGCCCCGGATCGGTGATAGTGACAACGGCTCCCTCAACGCCCACAGAGAGT TCCAGCACCATTTCGGCTCCCAGTGAATCGTCGTTTGGCGAGAAAATGGAACACAGTTATATACGCGATGCGCCACGTTCCGAGGTATCCAATGGCCTGGCACCTACACGCCACATCCTGGTTAACCATCCGCCGCAGTGCACCAACTGCCACACATATccgcagcaggaacaggagccgGAGCAGACACATGCCCCACCCTACGATGAGATATCCGCCAAGGAATCGATGAACGAGTGCGCCAGAATCTCCAAGTATGTGAAGAACATTAATTCCGATGAGCAGGACTGGGTGGCACGCATAAATCA ATCTACCTGGAGCCCGATACAAAAGACACTGTTCGACCGGGTTAGCAGCATACTCGATCTGGATCAGTTGGCGCGTCTGGCGAACGATAAGCGTCAGCACGAGGCTGTGCATCGTCGTGTGAGCGTGGACAAGTCCGCTTCCCGGATGCGTCGGGCCTTGGGCAGCGTCGCCTGGGATCAGCGCATCACTCAGTGGCTGCATACACTGCTGATGCAGTCCCTGCCGCCCTCGTACATGGCCTCCTATCTGGACATGATGCAAACACTGAAAACCAAGCTGCCGACTCTGATGGACAAGCTGCTGTTTAGTCGGCCACTCAGCAATAACCAGGAGCTGCTCGCTCCCGTCATGAAGAAGCGTTGGGAGCCAATTATTCTGCCCAAGAATCGTCAGCTGCCGCACAATGCCATCATGGTGGTGCTGTCCAATATGCCCGCCAGCAGCCATGTGCCAGAGCGCATGAGCAAATGGTATCGCTCCCTGGCCACAATCTGTCAGGTTGTCCAAATCACATTGCCCAACACGA ACGATAGGATTGCCAATCAAAATCTGGATCAGGTGGCCGAAGTCATTGTATGCCTCACGCGTGTCCGCATCAACGAGCTGCGTGCCGAGAATCCAACACGTGGCATCATCCTGGTCGGCTTCAATGCCGGCGCATCACTGGCCCTACAGGTGGCCCTCTCTGAGAGCCTGGCCTGTGTCGTCTGCATGGGCTTTGCCTACAACACATTGCGCGGTCCTCGTGGCGCACCCGATGACCGCATTCTGGACATCAAGGCGCCCATTCTGTTTGTGATTGGGCAGAACTCGGCacgcagcagccaggaggaaATGGAATCGCTGCGCGAGCGTATGCAATCGGAAACTTCGCTGGTGGTCGTCGGCAGTGCGGACGATGCCCTGCGTGTGCCCAAGAGCAAGCGACGCATCGAGGGCGTCACCCAATCCATGGTGGATGCCATGGTGGTG GACGAAATCTATGAGTTTGTGAACAAAACACTGATGGATCCTCCGGGTCCGCGTGTACCCACGGCCCTGCCCAGCCAAGGCATACAGCGCGGCCAATACAAGGTGCAGGGCCTGGCATACGAcaagggaggagcaggaaacCAGCAGAATCGCAAGCGTAAGGTTGATGGTGGGCTGGACGAGAGCGGAATGCCGAATGCCAAGAGCAAGTTTGTGCCACACA GCCGCAGGCCGAAGGCAACGCGTCTTGTTGATCCATTTGCTCCCAAGCGAAAGG TTTTACCCCCTCCAGTTGGAAGACCTCGCACACGCCCACTGCCACAGCCGAATACAGCCACTccagctggctctggctctggttctggcatCCCGCACAATGGTGTAATCGACGCAGAGACACTAAATCAATCCATTGAATTCATACTAGATGACAGTCTGGACAGCGATGATGCTGCAACGGCAACTGGATCTGGGTCCCTAGCAGGAGTAGCTGCTGGATTGCTGATACCCAAGGTGACCGCATCCGGGGCTGGTGGAGCCATCAAGTCGCTTCCGACGACGGTTAACTTGGCCGCTGGCACCAAAATCAAGATGATACCCTCCAATCAGTTTGTCCAACTCAAATCCCTGACGCCTCAAAACAAACTGATCAATTACACGATGAACAAGCCCACCACAGCGGCCACCATTGGCAGCATTGTGAAGACTCTGCCCAGCTCCACCGCGGGCGGACAACAGTACTTCACCCTCAAGACGCCGACGGGGCAGACAACGAAATTTGTGGCCACCGCGTCGCCAGttggcgctgcagcagcagcagcagcaggaggagcggcGACACCGCAACAAAAGTATACGGTGTTCAAGAATGCCAGCGGCATGACCATGCTGCAGTTGAACAAGAATCAGTCAGGCAATGTGGATCTATCGAGCATCATCGATATGCCGATTGTGTTTGCCGACAATGAGGGCAACATACCCGAAGGGCAGAAGGATCCAAAGATAG TGCCAGCCACACCCGGTCGCACCTCCAACAGCAAAAGTCCGATCATAATCAGTCAGAAGATCATCAAGGAAAGCGCCAAGCCAAACAGCTCTCCGCTCGTCACTAAAGTGGGCAACAACATTGTCCTCAACAAGGGTATCCAGCAGCTGTTCACCAACACACAAGGTGGCACGACCACCACGATTGGTGGCCACAACAAGGTGGTCATTCTCAATCGGAATCAGATGAAGCCGATGGGCAATATGGTAACCCCAGGACAGCGCCTGCCCATACGTATTGTCAGCAGCACTCCGAAGGGTGCCtctgtcagcagcagcagccctggCAGTTCGCTCGTGCTAGATCCCGCCACAGGATCCCTAAAGCCCATGAATGTGCAGACGATAAAGTCGTCGTCAACAGCGTCGACCCTACCCTCGGGCACACTCCGTCATACGGGCAACATTAGCGTGGGCAACAAGACGTACCCACAGTTTCAGGTGATCAACAGTGGCAGCCCGGGAACGCAGCAAAAGTCCACAACAGTGGCGGGAGACGGCAAGATGCCCATGGGGAATGTGAGCATCAAGTCTGGCACAGGCATCAAGCAGGTCCCCGTGCTGATGCTGGCAAATCGTACGTCTGCTGGGTCGTCTCCAGCATCCACCACTCCTGGCGGCGCTGCCGTACGCCGTGTCGTCAACATTTCCTCTATGGCCAAGCTGAGTCCTAGCCAGGCCACCTCAGACTCGAAGGTTGTCAAGCTACAACCGACGAGCCTGTCAATTTCAAAGCAGAGTCAGAAGTAA
- the LOC117891344 gene encoding uncharacterized protein LOC117891344 isoform X2 — protein sequence MMKQTVNKSGSNKPKVQFPPATSSIITYSPSKFLARVGSSENTGTQHTQTHAHTHTTATTTSATSAAAAASLTGTAKTNKSSVVGTPSYYVVKAGSLGSAASISGALKMSSPPKAPTGSASAIRSPAQSIHISPGSVIVTTAPSTPTESSSTISAPSESSFGEKMEHSYIRDAPRSEVSNGLAPTRHILVNHPPQCTNCHTYPQQEQEPEQTHAPPYDEISAKESMNECARISKYVKNINSDEQDWVARINQSTWSPIQKTLFDRVSSILDLDQLARLANDKRQHEAVHRRVSVDKSASRMRRALGSVAWDQRITQWLHTLLMQSLPPSYMASYLDMMQTLKTKLPTLMDKLLFSRPLSNNQELLAPVMKKRWEPIILPKNRQLPHNAIMVVLSNMPASSHVPERMSKWYRSLATICQVVQITLPNTNDRIANQNLDQVAEVIVCLTRVRINELRAENPTRGIILVGFNAGASLALQVALSESLACVVCMGFAYNTLRGPRGAPDDRILDIKAPILFVIGQNSARSSQEEMESLRERMQSETSLVVVGSADDALRVPKSKRRIEGVTQSMVDAMVVDEIYEFVNKTLMDPPGPRVPTALPSQGIQRGQYKVQGLAYDKGGAGNQQNRKRKVDGGLDESGMPNAKSKFVPHSRRPKATRLVDPFAPKRKVGRPRTRPLPQPNTATPAGSGSGSGIPHNGVIDAETLNQSIEFILDDSLDSDDAATATGSGSLAGVAAGLLIPKVTASGAGGAIKSLPTTVNLAAGTKIKMIPSNQFVQLKSLTPQNKLINYTMNKPTTAATIGSIVKTLPSSTAGGQQYFTLKTPTGQTTKFVATASPVGAAAAAAAGGAATPQQKYTVFKNASGMTMLQLNKNQSGNVDLSSIIDMPIVFADNEGNIPEGQKDPKIVPATPGRTSNSKSPIIISQKIIKESAKPNSSPLVTKVGNNIVLNKGIQQLFTNTQGGTTTTIGGHNKVVILNRNQMKPMGNMVTPGQRLPIRIVSSTPKGASVSSSSPGSSLVLDPATGSLKPMNVQTIKSSSTASTLPSGTLRHTGNISVGNKTYPQFQVINSGSPGTQQKSTTVAGDGKMPMGNVSIKSGTGIKQVPVLMLANRTSAGSSPASTTPGGAAVRRVVNISSMAKLSPSQATSDSKVVKLQPTSLSISKQSQK from the exons ATGATGAAACAAACAGTAAACAAAAGCGGCAGCAATAAGCCGAAAGTGCAGTTCCCGCCGGCCACATCTTCGATTATAACATACAGTCCCAGTAAATTCCTGGCCAGAGTTGGTTCTTCGGaaaacacaggcacacaacacacccaaacacacgcacacacacacacaacggcaacaacaacatcagcaacatcagcagcggcggcagcatcgCTCACGGGCAcagcgaaaacaaacaaatcgtCGGTGGTCGGTACACCCTCGTATTATGTGGTCAAAGCGGGCTCCTTGGGCAGCGCCGCCTCGATTTCAGGCGCACTCAAAATGAGTTCGCCGCCCAAGGCTCCCACGGGATCAGCCAGTGCCATAAGATCCCCCGCACAATCTATACACATCAGCCCCGGATCGGTGATAGTGACAACGGCTCCCTCAACGCCCACAGAGAGT TCCAGCACCATTTCGGCTCCCAGTGAATCGTCGTTTGGCGAGAAAATGGAACACAGTTATATACGCGATGCGCCACGTTCCGAGGTATCCAATGGCCTGGCACCTACACGCCACATCCTGGTTAACCATCCGCCGCAGTGCACCAACTGCCACACATATccgcagcaggaacaggagccgGAGCAGACACATGCCCCACCCTACGATGAGATATCCGCCAAGGAATCGATGAACGAGTGCGCCAGAATCTCCAAGTATGTGAAGAACATTAATTCCGATGAGCAGGACTGGGTGGCACGCATAAATCA ATCTACCTGGAGCCCGATACAAAAGACACTGTTCGACCGGGTTAGCAGCATACTCGATCTGGATCAGTTGGCGCGTCTGGCGAACGATAAGCGTCAGCACGAGGCTGTGCATCGTCGTGTGAGCGTGGACAAGTCCGCTTCCCGGATGCGTCGGGCCTTGGGCAGCGTCGCCTGGGATCAGCGCATCACTCAGTGGCTGCATACACTGCTGATGCAGTCCCTGCCGCCCTCGTACATGGCCTCCTATCTGGACATGATGCAAACACTGAAAACCAAGCTGCCGACTCTGATGGACAAGCTGCTGTTTAGTCGGCCACTCAGCAATAACCAGGAGCTGCTCGCTCCCGTCATGAAGAAGCGTTGGGAGCCAATTATTCTGCCCAAGAATCGTCAGCTGCCGCACAATGCCATCATGGTGGTGCTGTCCAATATGCCCGCCAGCAGCCATGTGCCAGAGCGCATGAGCAAATGGTATCGCTCCCTGGCCACAATCTGTCAGGTTGTCCAAATCACATTGCCCAACACGA ACGATAGGATTGCCAATCAAAATCTGGATCAGGTGGCCGAAGTCATTGTATGCCTCACGCGTGTCCGCATCAACGAGCTGCGTGCCGAGAATCCAACACGTGGCATCATCCTGGTCGGCTTCAATGCCGGCGCATCACTGGCCCTACAGGTGGCCCTCTCTGAGAGCCTGGCCTGTGTCGTCTGCATGGGCTTTGCCTACAACACATTGCGCGGTCCTCGTGGCGCACCCGATGACCGCATTCTGGACATCAAGGCGCCCATTCTGTTTGTGATTGGGCAGAACTCGGCacgcagcagccaggaggaaATGGAATCGCTGCGCGAGCGTATGCAATCGGAAACTTCGCTGGTGGTCGTCGGCAGTGCGGACGATGCCCTGCGTGTGCCCAAGAGCAAGCGACGCATCGAGGGCGTCACCCAATCCATGGTGGATGCCATGGTGGTG GACGAAATCTATGAGTTTGTGAACAAAACACTGATGGATCCTCCGGGTCCGCGTGTACCCACGGCCCTGCCCAGCCAAGGCATACAGCGCGGCCAATACAAGGTGCAGGGCCTGGCATACGAcaagggaggagcaggaaacCAGCAGAATCGCAAGCGTAAGGTTGATGGTGGGCTGGACGAGAGCGGAATGCCGAATGCCAAGAGCAAGTTTGTGCCACACA GCCGCAGGCCGAAGGCAACGCGTCTTGTTGATCCATTTGCTCCCAAGCGAAAGG TTGGAAGACCTCGCACACGCCCACTGCCACAGCCGAATACAGCCACTccagctggctctggctctggttctggcatCCCGCACAATGGTGTAATCGACGCAGAGACACTAAATCAATCCATTGAATTCATACTAGATGACAGTCTGGACAGCGATGATGCTGCAACGGCAACTGGATCTGGGTCCCTAGCAGGAGTAGCTGCTGGATTGCTGATACCCAAGGTGACCGCATCCGGGGCTGGTGGAGCCATCAAGTCGCTTCCGACGACGGTTAACTTGGCCGCTGGCACCAAAATCAAGATGATACCCTCCAATCAGTTTGTCCAACTCAAATCCCTGACGCCTCAAAACAAACTGATCAATTACACGATGAACAAGCCCACCACAGCGGCCACCATTGGCAGCATTGTGAAGACTCTGCCCAGCTCCACCGCGGGCGGACAACAGTACTTCACCCTCAAGACGCCGACGGGGCAGACAACGAAATTTGTGGCCACCGCGTCGCCAGttggcgctgcagcagcagcagcagcaggaggagcggcGACACCGCAACAAAAGTATACGGTGTTCAAGAATGCCAGCGGCATGACCATGCTGCAGTTGAACAAGAATCAGTCAGGCAATGTGGATCTATCGAGCATCATCGATATGCCGATTGTGTTTGCCGACAATGAGGGCAACATACCCGAAGGGCAGAAGGATCCAAAGATAG TGCCAGCCACACCCGGTCGCACCTCCAACAGCAAAAGTCCGATCATAATCAGTCAGAAGATCATCAAGGAAAGCGCCAAGCCAAACAGCTCTCCGCTCGTCACTAAAGTGGGCAACAACATTGTCCTCAACAAGGGTATCCAGCAGCTGTTCACCAACACACAAGGTGGCACGACCACCACGATTGGTGGCCACAACAAGGTGGTCATTCTCAATCGGAATCAGATGAAGCCGATGGGCAATATGGTAACCCCAGGACAGCGCCTGCCCATACGTATTGTCAGCAGCACTCCGAAGGGTGCCtctgtcagcagcagcagccctggCAGTTCGCTCGTGCTAGATCCCGCCACAGGATCCCTAAAGCCCATGAATGTGCAGACGATAAAGTCGTCGTCAACAGCGTCGACCCTACCCTCGGGCACACTCCGTCATACGGGCAACATTAGCGTGGGCAACAAGACGTACCCACAGTTTCAGGTGATCAACAGTGGCAGCCCGGGAACGCAGCAAAAGTCCACAACAGTGGCGGGAGACGGCAAGATGCCCATGGGGAATGTGAGCATCAAGTCTGGCACAGGCATCAAGCAGGTCCCCGTGCTGATGCTGGCAAATCGTACGTCTGCTGGGTCGTCTCCAGCATCCACCACTCCTGGCGGCGCTGCCGTACGCCGTGTCGTCAACATTTCCTCTATGGCCAAGCTGAGTCCTAGCCAGGCCACCTCAGACTCGAAGGTTGTCAAGCTACAACCGACGAGCCTGTCAATTTCAAAGCAGAGTCAGAAGTAA